One Tolypothrix bouteillei VB521301 DNA window includes the following coding sequences:
- a CDS encoding TrkA C-terminal domain-containing protein, with translation MSTDMPLVVGNITEALAKVNLPHAKSIVLVGDDNMENLEIALVAHAMNPTSRLIIRTQDRQFCDNIAPLFPYAQVLCGAVFSAEVFACAAFGENVLSFFHLNAQIVMVTEYNIEEGDTLNGLLLSEIAHGYGVVPILYQKYRQENYSLMPWDDVTLYAGDRLIVLATSSGLQRIEWGEMLPRLWQVQVEQALTQNAIARGAEKISLIAGCSSTHARQWIDNLPGVLPTPLYKYQAQRLVRELRKVQVVASAIFNEQP, from the coding sequence ATGTCAACTGATATGCCTCTGGTTGTTGGTAATATTACCGAAGCACTGGCTAAGGTGAATCTCCCTCATGCCAAAAGCATCGTTTTAGTGGGGGACGATAATATGGAAAATCTGGAAATTGCTCTGGTGGCTCATGCAATGAACCCCACCAGTCGCTTGATTATCCGCACTCAAGATCGCCAATTTTGTGACAATATAGCTCCTCTATTTCCCTATGCCCAAGTTCTGTGTGGTGCGGTGTTCTCTGCGGAAGTCTTTGCTTGTGCTGCTTTTGGAGAAAACGTTCTCAGTTTCTTTCACTTGAATGCTCAAATAGTTATGGTGACAGAATACAACATCGAAGAAGGCGATACCCTCAATGGGTTGCTTCTTTCTGAAATAGCTCACGGCTACGGTGTTGTTCCAATTCTCTACCAAAAGTATCGGCAAGAAAATTACTCGTTAATGCCTTGGGATGACGTGACGCTTTATGCAGGCGATCGCTTGATTGTTTTAGCGACAAGCAGTGGTTTGCAGCGAATTGAATGGGGTGAAATGCTTCCTCGCCTTTGGCAAGTGCAGGTTGAACAAGCTCTGACTCAAAATGCTATTGCTAGGGGTGCAGAGAAAATCAGTTTGATTGCGGGATGCAGTTCTACTCATGCTAGGCAATGGATCGATAATTTGCCCGGAGTGTTGCCAACACCACTTTATAAATATCAAGCTCAACGTCTTGTACGCGAGCTTAGAAAAGTGCAGGTTGTGGCAAGTGCAATCTTCAATGAGCAGCCATGA
- a CDS encoding iron uptake porin, with product MVRKDLLLLSGVSLFFLSTPVLAANTTEDVENNNKFIQENLPKPDSFSPQQNIVQSTEPEQFEPNFSFPITSEDKIKNFTEVAQSGEESKVPDTSSMERLTSVSQLSDVQPNDWAFAALQSLVERYGVIAGYSDGTFKGNRTLTRYEFAAGLNAVLDKVNELLAAGLTEKVNKEDLEKIQQLQAEFAPELVTLRSRIDTLEAHTANIQAQQFSTTARLGGQVIFGLATGSGGDPPGKGEANTILSHLTQLQLVSSFTGKDLFRVGLVAGNTANDGFGNPDAFNTNMARLSWQADYNNDVSLDSLEYRFAGLGDRVVFTFKPVGFSLSSVLTPNSSPYADAGLGALSLFASSTPVFKIGSLDAGLGFDWLVSDRMRLQLAYGTRNSNSSRDGVFGADHSALGVQLLYKPTSSFVAGLAYVNAYSSDGQLDTGTGSSNADTSGGINEPSQIHAINTSIRWQLTDRLILGAWGGLMVTNSLKSDAVVLSSTYLLSLGLYDPFGRRGDLFGFLVGLPPKLNAGYLIEQADTGNSTHYEVFYRFLVSENIAITPGFFIVTDPGHISGNNDIFVGAIRTTFNF from the coding sequence GTGGTCAGAAAAGATTTATTACTCCTATCAGGAGTTTCTCTATTTTTTTTATCTACACCAGTTCTAGCAGCCAATACAACTGAAGACGTAGAAAACAATAACAAATTCATTCAGGAAAATTTGCCAAAGCCTGATTCTTTTTCACCACAGCAAAATATTGTTCAAAGCACTGAGCCAGAACAATTTGAACCGAATTTTTCATTTCCCATAACTTCCGAGGATAAGATAAAGAATTTCACTGAAGTCGCTCAAAGTGGAGAAGAATCTAAAGTTCCAGACACAAGTAGCATGGAACGATTAACATCAGTATCGCAATTGTCAGATGTACAACCTAACGACTGGGCTTTTGCTGCTTTGCAATCCTTAGTAGAACGATATGGTGTCATTGCTGGTTATTCTGATGGCACTTTCAAAGGTAACCGTACCTTAACTCGTTATGAGTTTGCTGCTGGATTGAATGCAGTATTGGATAAAGTCAATGAATTACTTGCTGCTGGGTTAACAGAAAAAGTCAACAAAGAAGATTTAGAAAAGATACAACAGTTGCAAGCAGAATTTGCACCAGAACTAGTCACTTTACGAAGTCGTATAGATACTCTTGAAGCTCATACTGCAAACATACAAGCACAACAATTTTCAACTACAGCCCGCTTGGGAGGACAAGTTATCTTTGGACTAGCAACGGGGTCTGGAGGTGACCCACCAGGGAAAGGAGAAGCAAATACAATTCTCAGTCACTTGACACAATTACAACTTGTTTCTTCTTTCACCGGAAAAGACCTATTTCGTGTGGGGTTGGTTGCAGGTAATACGGCTAATGATGGTTTTGGGAATCCTGATGCATTTAACACCAACATGGCTAGGCTATCTTGGCAAGCAGATTATAACAACGATGTATCCTTGGATTCTCTAGAATACCGATTTGCGGGACTGGGCGATCGCGTCGTTTTCACCTTCAAGCCTGTTGGCTTTAGTTTAAGTAGTGTTCTCACCCCCAACTCTTCACCTTACGCAGATGCTGGTTTGGGAGCGCTTTCCCTGTTTGCTAGTTCAACTCCCGTTTTTAAAATTGGGAGTCTTGATGCTGGTTTGGGCTTTGACTGGTTAGTTTCCGATCGAATGCGCCTGCAATTGGCTTACGGTACTAGAAATAGCAACAGTAGTAGAGACGGTGTGTTTGGTGCAGACCACAGTGCTTTAGGAGTACAACTTTTGTACAAACCAACAAGCTCATTCGTTGCTGGTTTAGCTTATGTGAACGCTTATTCTAGTGACGGTCAATTAGACACCGGTACGGGTAGCAGCAATGCTGATACCTCTGGGGGAATCAACGAACCCTCTCAGATTCACGCTATCAACACAAGCATAAGATGGCAATTAACAGATCGACTTATTCTTGGTGCTTGGGGCGGTTTAATGGTAACAAACTCTTTAAAGTCAGATGCTGTTGTATTAAGTAGTACTTATTTGCTGTCTTTAGGGCTGTACGACCCCTTTGGTAGAAGAGGCGATTTGTTTGGATTTTTAGTCGGTCTACCCCCAAAGTTAAATGCTGGTTATTTAATTGAACAAGCTGATACTGGAAATTCCACTCACTATGAAGTGTTCTACCGCTTTCTTGTCAGCGAAAACATCGCAATTACTCCTGGCTTTTTTATCGTCACCGATCCCGGACATATTTCTGGAAACAACGACATTTTTGTAGGAGCTATTCGTACAACTTTTAACTTCTAA
- a CDS encoding RICIN domain-containing protein, translating to MSTLIGERKSMNTTIGNHLAKIALLATVTSVTVTLPLVQKVTAQSTYRLKTQFTGSNKCLDIINDGVNNQPIMADCGNFSGQLWSVEPTEYSGYFRLKTQFTGNNKCLDIVNDGINNQPRMADCGNFSGQLWNIEATATPGFYRLKTQFTGNNKCLDIVNDGINNQPRMAGCGNFSGQLWNLSF from the coding sequence GTGTCAACACTAATTGGCGAACGAAAATCAATGAACACAACGATCGGCAACCACTTGGCTAAAATTGCTTTGTTGGCTACAGTAACTTCTGTGACTGTAACTTTACCCTTAGTACAAAAGGTAACCGCTCAATCAACTTATCGTTTAAAAACGCAATTTACGGGAAGTAACAAATGTTTGGATATCATTAACGATGGTGTCAACAATCAACCTATTATGGCTGACTGTGGGAATTTCTCCGGGCAATTGTGGAGTGTAGAACCGACAGAGTATTCCGGTTATTTTCGTTTGAAAACACAATTTACAGGCAATAACAAATGTTTGGATATCGTTAATGATGGGATAAACAACCAGCCTAGGATGGCTGACTGTGGGAATTTCTCAGGACAATTGTGGAACATAGAAGCTACAGCGACTCCAGGTTTTTATCGTCTAAAAACACAATTTACAGGCAATAACAAATGTTTGGATATCGTTAATGATGGGATAAACAATCAACCTAGGATGGCTGGGTGTGGTAACTTCTCGGGACAATTGTGGAATTTATCGTTCTGA
- a CDS encoding FAD-dependent oxidoreductase gives MSKPLIEKVAVIGAGLGGLAVAVALRKLGCDVQVYEKAQDFRPIGGGLGLLPNGLNFLDAIEPGIVETIKNSGCEVSKTLLKNTQGETIRTNPASRYQDKYGRPFITVWWWHLQQILASKLPSESIHLDHRCIGFEQDDRCVSIYFENGKRVSADLLIGADGINSAIRESLIGDGKPRYLGSMSWRTVINYKQEALNPGELGFVQGNQEFMYLLNVGNGYISWLYRRLLPDFTLSQNVAEVKSRVLARLADWGESLRALVEATPAEQILEAPICDRLPLNSWSQGRVVLLGDAAHPMAPALGQGANCTFEDAYELASCLGQASSIQEALATYEQRRIPRMHLIQTRSALGEMRYYATDTETADRQMQEQSQMSREEFQDWIFNYKPD, from the coding sequence TTGTCTAAACCATTGATAGAAAAAGTAGCTGTTATTGGTGCTGGACTTGGAGGTTTGGCTGTTGCTGTCGCACTCCGAAAGTTGGGGTGTGATGTTCAAGTGTATGAAAAAGCACAAGATTTTCGTCCTATTGGTGGTGGCTTGGGATTGCTACCAAATGGTTTAAATTTTCTAGATGCTATTGAACCAGGGATAGTAGAAACTATCAAAAATTCTGGTTGTGAGGTTAGCAAAACCCTTTTAAAGAATACTCAAGGTGAAACAATCCGTACTAATCCAGCAAGTAGATATCAGGATAAATACGGTCGGCCATTTATTACCGTTTGGTGGTGGCATTTGCAGCAAATTCTTGCATCTAAACTGCCATCTGAGAGCATTCATCTTGACCATCGCTGCATCGGTTTTGAACAAGACGATCGCTGCGTGTCAATATATTTTGAGAATGGGAAACGGGTGAGTGCAGATTTACTCATTGGAGCCGATGGTATCAACTCAGCGATTAGAGAATCTTTAATTGGAGACGGCAAACCCCGCTATTTAGGAAGTATGTCTTGGCGTACTGTTATCAATTACAAACAAGAAGCCCTTAATCCAGGTGAACTCGGATTTGTTCAAGGTAATCAAGAATTTATGTATCTGCTGAATGTTGGTAATGGGTATATTTCGTGGCTGTATCGCAGGCTATTACCAGATTTTACTCTTTCCCAAAATGTAGCTGAGGTCAAATCTAGGGTTCTCGCTCGATTAGCGGATTGGGGAGAATCGCTGCGAGCTCTCGTGGAAGCAACTCCAGCCGAGCAAATTTTGGAAGCACCAATTTGCGATCGCTTACCACTTAATTCGTGGAGTCAAGGAAGAGTGGTTTTGTTAGGTGATGCTGCTCATCCAATGGCACCTGCTTTGGGACAGGGGGCAAATTGCACGTTTGAAGACGCTTATGAATTAGCGTCGTGCTTGGGACAAGCATCTAGCATTCAAGAAGCTTTGGCTACCTACGAACAACGCCGTATCCCCCGCATGCATCTCATCCAAACCCGTAGCGCATTGGGTGAAATGCGGTACTATGCAACCGACACAGAGACTGCGGATCGGCAAATGCAGGAGCAGTCACAGATGAGTCGTGAAGAATTTCAAGATTGGATTTTTAATTATAAGCCCGATTGA
- a CDS encoding ParB/Srx family N-terminal domain-containing protein, whose protein sequence is MINFSLVDVKSISSDVPRSNFSEANLDTLADIIIESGGLIRPLIIKATGAESYSVVDGHLEYHAAVRAKEKNPRKGEMVNAFVISPKIEDTVVKQAEVLRDDESSGKIVKPPIEATNLEQRFSNLELRVEKQMNELKSELAKERQSVDDKLKEIQNLIPLRLDPLNLLNTLSQEELSMKLQRSRIPSAEKLAKAIFDARNSKKAKHEFEDYRDVVKSVKGLGDKTIVTIIDEWSRS, encoded by the coding sequence ATGATTAATTTTTCACTTGTAGATGTAAAAAGTATATCTTCTGATGTACCTAGATCGAATTTCTCGGAGGCTAATTTAGATACTCTAGCAGACATTATTATCGAAAGCGGAGGATTGATTAGACCTTTAATTATTAAAGCAACGGGAGCAGAAAGTTATAGTGTAGTTGATGGACATCTTGAATATCACGCTGCTGTCAGAGCAAAAGAAAAAAATCCTCGTAAAGGGGAAATGGTGAATGCATTTGTAATTTCTCCAAAAATAGAGGATACAGTTGTCAAGCAAGCTGAAGTTCTCAGAGATGACGAATCATCTGGAAAAATAGTGAAACCACCTATAGAAGCAACAAACTTAGAACAACGTTTTTCAAATCTAGAATTACGGGTTGAAAAACAGATGAATGAGTTAAAGTCAGAACTAGCTAAAGAACGACAAAGCGTAGACGATAAGTTAAAAGAAATTCAAAATTTGATTCCTCTACGACTCGACCCGCTCAACTTATTAAACACTTTAAGTCAGGAAGAGTTATCTATGAAATTACAACGTTCTAGAATTCCCAGTGCTGAAAAACTTGCCAAAGCTATCTTTGATGCTCGAAATAGTAAAAAGGCAAAGCATGAATTTGAAGATTACCGTGATGTGGTAAAATCTGTTAAAGGATTGGGTGATAAAACAATCGTGACTATCATTGATGAGTGGTCAAGAAGTTAG
- a CDS encoding RNA-guided endonuclease InsQ/TnpB family protein: MIVREAKLKNGTKEQYLALDEAIRTTQFIRNKAVRFWMDNKGVSKAILYNLCKDLAAEFPFAKKLNSAARQASAERAWAAISTFYSRCKKGSGKKGYPKFKKHCRSVEYKVSGWKLSSDCKSITFTDGFEAGTFSIFCNNETQEDLHRLKINRVRVIRKADGYYAQFCFDADRKETGKYTGNVVGLDLGLKFFTKDQHDNAVIYPQFLRSSEKRLKKAQRRLSKKFVKGAKPQSKNYHRQRKRLGKIHLKIQRQRQDWAIKQARCVVHSNDVVVYEDLKIANMVKNHQLAKSISDAGWYQFTQWLDYYGKIWDKAVVAVSPNYTSQDCSNCGHRVKKSLSTRTHSCPKCKIELCRDTNAALNILQKGMKILGTEWQLNGTSGQEESASCEGKHGEKTASTIEGKLDIASGLL, encoded by the coding sequence ATGATAGTAAGAGAAGCCAAGCTAAAAAACGGAACCAAAGAGCAATACTTAGCCCTTGATGAGGCTATCAGAACAACGCAGTTTATTAGAAATAAAGCTGTACGGTTTTGGATGGACAATAAAGGAGTTAGTAAAGCTATTTTGTACAACTTATGCAAAGATTTGGCAGCAGAGTTTCCTTTCGCAAAGAAGTTAAACTCTGCTGCTAGACAAGCTAGTGCTGAACGGGCTTGGGCTGCTATCTCTACGTTTTATTCACGATGCAAAAAAGGTTCGGGGAAGAAAGGCTATCCAAAATTCAAAAAACATTGCCGCTCGGTAGAGTACAAAGTTTCGGGATGGAAGTTATCAAGTGATTGTAAATCAATCACCTTCACTGACGGCTTTGAGGCTGGAACTTTTTCTATATTTTGCAACAATGAAACTCAAGAAGACTTGCACAGATTAAAGATTAATCGGGTGCGAGTAATTAGAAAAGCAGACGGTTATTATGCTCAGTTTTGCTTTGATGCTGACCGCAAGGAAACAGGAAAATATACGGGTAACGTTGTTGGGTTAGATTTGGGGTTAAAGTTTTTCACCAAAGATCAACACGATAATGCCGTGATATATCCACAATTCTTGCGTTCGTCAGAAAAGCGATTAAAGAAAGCCCAACGCCGTCTGAGTAAGAAATTCGTCAAGGGTGCTAAACCCCAATCAAAAAACTATCACAGACAAAGGAAAAGACTGGGTAAAATCCATCTAAAAATTCAGAGGCAGCGTCAAGACTGGGCAATTAAGCAAGCTCGGTGCGTAGTCCACTCTAACGATGTGGTTGTCTATGAAGATTTAAAGATTGCCAATATGGTAAAAAATCATCAATTGGCTAAGTCCATTTCTGATGCTGGTTGGTATCAATTCACTCAATGGCTAGACTATTATGGCAAGATTTGGGACAAAGCAGTTGTGGCGGTGTCACCTAACTACACATCACAAGATTGTTCTAATTGCGGTCATAGAGTGAAAAAATCTCTCAGTACCAGAACGCATTCCTGTCCTAAGTGCAAAATTGAACTATGCCGAGATACCAATGCGGCTCTGAACATTTTGCAAAAAGGAATGAAGATACTCGGTACTGAGTGGCAACTAAACGGTACTTCTGGGCAAGAAGAATCCGCCTCTTGCGAGGGAAAGCATGGGGAGAAGACCGCCTCTACTATTGAAGGGAAACTCGATATAGCAAGTGGACTTCTGTGA
- a CDS encoding AAA family ATPase: MAFNPELCRNESEVESKLIVQYLLPQLGYTPDTWHQEVTVGSIRLDFLAFAVQVIPFVLDANSPLSVVMEAKHPQQNLNNHVPRLKHYLITLNVAYGLLTNGKDVRIYQNHQNNIQLVFQCTGKEVEKNLDKISNLIGRDNLKLRQTLNRDVKITEYNYISETKRQKIMKTIAVYHNKGGVGKTTIAVNLAATFRKKGKKVLLIDIDSQANSTFATGLIKFQFEEDDDLRDKNVYHLIESGDFNFIPDIVRQSQYFNNPELDVIPSHITLIEAQETLNKILASRKRLIAKLKRVEQNYDIVIIDTPPSRDLYAEVALITADYLIIPSDLKPFANQGLPTVKNFVNQINENREVIGKPPIQILGVLASKISTNSKYLQYTFPRQRSVITERYQLPLMEAVIYDRTVLSECLNQSITVGDLEYPDPKSVIKYGEEVKTEAQKSAMEFEVLAKEVLQKMGVK, encoded by the coding sequence TTGGCTTTTAATCCTGAACTTTGCCGTAATGAAAGTGAAGTCGAAAGCAAACTTATAGTCCAGTACTTGCTACCACAGCTAGGATATACTCCTGATACCTGGCATCAAGAAGTTACTGTAGGCAGTATCCGGCTGGATTTTTTAGCATTTGCTGTACAAGTAATCCCCTTTGTACTAGATGCTAACTCTCCATTAAGTGTTGTGATGGAGGCAAAACACCCTCAGCAAAACCTGAATAATCATGTCCCTCGGCTCAAGCATTATTTAATAACGCTAAACGTTGCATATGGATTATTAACTAATGGTAAGGATGTGAGAATATATCAAAATCATCAAAATAATATTCAACTAGTATTTCAATGTACGGGTAAAGAAGTTGAAAAAAATCTAGATAAAATTTCCAATTTAATAGGCAGAGATAACTTGAAACTAAGACAGACTCTAAATAGGGACGTAAAAATAACTGAATATAATTATATTTCTGAAACTAAGAGGCAAAAAATCATGAAAACTATTGCAGTTTATCATAACAAAGGTGGAGTAGGCAAAACAACTATTGCAGTCAATTTAGCAGCAACATTTAGAAAAAAAGGCAAAAAAGTTCTTCTAATAGATATAGATTCTCAAGCCAATTCTACTTTTGCTACAGGTTTAATTAAATTTCAGTTTGAAGAAGATGACGATTTAAGAGATAAAAACGTATACCATTTAATAGAATCAGGTGATTTTAACTTTATTCCCGATATTGTGCGTCAGTCTCAGTATTTTAATAATCCAGAATTAGATGTAATTCCATCTCATATAACATTAATTGAAGCTCAGGAAACACTTAATAAAATACTTGCCAGTAGAAAAAGACTAATTGCTAAACTAAAACGGGTAGAGCAAAATTATGATATTGTAATCATTGATACACCACCCTCTAGAGATTTGTATGCTGAAGTCGCCTTAATTACTGCTGATTATTTGATAATTCCTTCAGATCTAAAACCATTTGCTAATCAGGGGTTACCAACAGTAAAGAATTTTGTTAATCAAATAAATGAAAATAGAGAAGTTATAGGAAAGCCACCTATTCAGATATTGGGAGTATTAGCCTCTAAAATATCAACTAATTCAAAATACTTACAATATACTTTTCCCAGACAACGGAGTGTAATTACAGAAAGATATCAACTACCTCTTATGGAAGCTGTCATATATGATAGAACAGTACTATCAGAATGTTTAAATCAAAGTATAACAGTTGGAGATTTAGAGTATCCCGACCCAAAATCTGTTATTAAATATGGAGAAGAAGTTAAAACAGAAGCTCAAAAATCTGCCATGGAATTTGAGGTTTTAGCGAAAGAAGTTCTCCAAAAAATGGGAGTTAAATAA